In Erigeron canadensis isolate Cc75 chromosome 6, C_canadensis_v1, whole genome shotgun sequence, the following are encoded in one genomic region:
- the LOC122604939 gene encoding adenine/guanine permease AZG1-like, with amino-acid sequence MEVTTAVQPSPLKRLNTFIGKSRVGKHFKLIERKSNFTTELRAGTATFLTMAYILAVNATILSDSGATCSVSDCVPLCSNPSFTATNCTGPNLTLIQPDISCKFSPVNPGYTACLERVRKDLIVATVASSLIGCVIMGLFANLPLALAPGMGTNAYFAYTVVGFHGSGNVSYESALAAVFIEGLIFLLISAVGIRAQLAKLVPKPVRISSSAGIGLFLAFIGLQNNQGIGLIGYSSSTLVTLGACPESSRAPLAPVTTFPNGTILLVPGGSVSGDIMCVGNRMESPTFWLSVAGFVIIAYCLVKNIKGAMIYGIVFVTAVSWFRNTPVTVFPDTATGNSSYEYFKHIVDVHKIKATAGALSFSGISSSSFWEALITFLYVDILDTTGTLYSMARFAGFTDENGNFEGQYFAFMSDATAITIGSLLGTSPVTAYIESSTGIREGGRTGITALAVAGYFMLAFFFTPLLASIPKWAVGPPLILVGVLMMRSVAEIDWEDMKQAIPAFMTLILMPLTYSIAYGLIGGIGTYMVLNLWDWVVGIFSKYGIIKGCKNSSGLSLGGSPVSNRNVVVESRKTIEV; translated from the coding sequence atggaaGTTACCACAGCAGTCCAACCATCTCCGTTAAAACGGCTCAACACTTTTATCGGCAAATCACGCGTTGGAAAACATTTCAAACTCATCGAACGTAAGTCTAATTTCACAACCGAGCTTCGTGCCGGAACAGCCACGTTCTTAACAATGGCGTACATACTTGCTGTCAACGCCACCATCTTATCCGACTCGGGCGCCACTTGCTCAGTCTCGGACTGTGTCCCTCTTTGCTCCAACCCGTCTTTCACCGCCACAAATTGCACCGGACCCAATCTTACTCTAATCCAACCTGATATTTCATGCAAGTTTAGCCCGGTTAACCCCGGGTACACTGCATGTCTGGAGAGAGTTCGAAAAGACCTAATTGTCGCCACGGTGGCGTCGTCCCTCATCGGGTGTGTCATCATGGGTTTGTTCGCAAACTTGCCATTGGCTCTGGCCCCTGGAATGGGGACAAACGCCTACTTTGCATACACGGTTGTTGGGTTTCATGGTTCCGGTAACGTATCATACGAAAGTGCACTTGCAGCGGTTTTCATCGAAGGGTTAATATTTCTATTAATCTCAGCCGTTGGAATACGAGCACAGCTCGCAAAGTTAGTTCCAAAACCCGTACGGATCTCCTCATCAGCCGGTATAGGATTATTTTTAGCGTTTATCGGGTTACAAAATAACCAAGGAATCGGTCTAATCGGGTACAGCTCATCCACTCTCGTTACACTAGGCGCGTGTCCAGAATCTTCACGCGCTCCGTTGGCTCCCGTTACAACTTTCCCAAATGGCACTATTTTATTGGTCCCAGGCGGGTCAGTATCGGGAGATATTATGTGTGTTGGTAACAGAATGGAGAGCCCGACGTTTTGGTTGAGCGTGGCCGGGTTCGTAATTATCGCGTATTGTTTGGTTAAAAACATTAAAGGCGCAATGATTTACGGCATTGTGTTTGTTACTGCCGTTTCATGGTTTCGTAACACTCCTGTTACCGTGTTTCCTGACACGGCAACAGGCAACTCTAGTTACGAATACTTTAAACATATAGTGGATGTTCACAAAATTAAAGCGACAGCGGGCGCGTTAAGTTTTAGCGGGATAAGCAGTAGTTCATTTTGGGAAGCATTGATCACGTTTTTATATGTTGATATTCTAGACACAACGGGAACTTTGTACTCAATGGCACGTTTTGCGGGTTTTACAGACGAAAATGGGAATTTCGAAGGACAGTATTTCGCCTTCATGTCGGATGCAACCGCAATAACAATCGGCTCGTTACTTGGCACTTCACCCGTGACGGCTTATATTGAGTCGTCAACGGGGATACGAGAAGGTGGGAGGACGGGGATAACGGCGTTAGCGGTAGCAGGTTATTTTATGTTGGCATTTTTCTTTACACCGTTATTGGCGTCGATACCGAAATGGGCGGTAGGACCGCCGTTGATACTGGTGGGAGTGTTGATGATGAGATCAGTAGCGGAGATTGACTGGGAAGATATGAAGCAAGCAATACCAGCGTTTATGACGTTGATATTGATGCCATTAACGTATTCGATAGCTTATGGTTTGATAGGGGGAATTGGGACGTATATGGTACTTAATTTGTGGGATTGGGTTGTGGGGATTTTTAGTAAATATGGTATTATTAAAGGTTGTAAAAATAGTAGTGGTCTTAGTTTAGGGGGTAGTCCTGTTAGTAACAGAAATGTTGTGGTAGAAAGTAGGAAGACTATTGAGGTTTAG